A genome region from Pseudomonas sp. N3-W includes the following:
- a CDS encoding DNA/RNA non-specific endonuclease yields MQGMQKLKLLPLLILPLIAACTTSPVSTEIADRTQSHPKILPIPIDNCSVGCPSGGSDLTIYRQAYTLNNNATTKFANWVAYKITKDTPATGRPRNWKTDPDVPPGQTLAPADYKGANAALKTGRGHQANLASMGGVSDWQTLNYLSNITPQKDNLNQGAWARLEDQERNLSKTPGIETVYVATGPLYEKPMESLPGTDKVHTIPSGYWKVIFTGSSPQNGLYAAFIMDQSIPRSANFCDFQVTVAQVEQRSGLTLWSELPAAVHKALTSRRGLLPQKIGCGSAAS; encoded by the coding sequence ATGCAAGGAATGCAAAAATTAAAACTGCTGCCACTGTTGATCCTCCCGCTGATTGCGGCGTGTACCACGTCCCCAGTGTCGACCGAGATTGCCGACAGGACTCAAAGCCATCCGAAAATCCTGCCCATACCCATTGATAACTGCTCGGTGGGCTGCCCGTCGGGCGGCAGTGACCTGACGATTTATCGTCAGGCCTATACCTTGAACAACAACGCCACCACCAAATTTGCCAACTGGGTGGCTTACAAAATTACCAAGGACACGCCGGCCACCGGGCGCCCTCGAAACTGGAAAACCGACCCCGACGTCCCGCCCGGACAAACCTTGGCCCCGGCCGATTACAAGGGCGCCAACGCGGCGCTGAAAACCGGTCGGGGCCATCAGGCCAACCTGGCATCCATGGGCGGCGTATCCGACTGGCAAACGCTGAATTACCTGAGCAACATCACGCCTCAGAAAGACAATTTGAATCAGGGCGCGTGGGCTCGCCTGGAGGATCAGGAACGCAACCTGAGCAAGACGCCGGGTATTGAAACCGTGTATGTGGCCACGGGTCCTTTATATGAAAAACCCATGGAATCGCTGCCGGGCACCGACAAAGTCCATACGATCCCCAGCGGTTACTGGAAGGTCATTTTCACCGGCAGCTCGCCGCAAAACGGCCTTTATGCAGCATTCATCATGGATCAGAGCATCCCGCGATCGGCGAATTTCTGCGATTTCCAGGTGACGGTGGCGCAGGTAGAACAGCGCTCGGGGCTGACGCTGTGGAGCGAATTGCCAGCAGCTGTGCACAAGGCGCTGACATCCAGGCGTGGGTTGCTGCCGCAGAAAATCGGATGTGGATCGGCCGCGTCGTAG
- the katG gene encoding catalase/peroxidase HPI: MATESKCPFNHAAGGGTTNRDWWPNQLNLKILHQHSSLSDPMGEGFNYAEAFKSLDFAAVKQDLHALMTDSQEWWPADFGHYGPFFIRMAWHSAGTYRTADGRGGAGAGQQRFAPLNSWPDNVSLDKARRLLWPIKQKYGRNISWADLIVLTGNVALESMGFKTFGYSGGRPDVWEPDEDVYWGSENKWLGGDVRYEQNHDGMQAPGDGTLVAEPAEHGHEESRTDQGRNLENPLAAVQMGLIYVNPEGPEGNPDPVASAKDIRETFGRMAMNDEETVALIAGGHAFGKTHGAGPADNVGPEPEAAGLEEQGLGWKSSFRTGKGGDAITSGLEVTWTTTPTKWSNNYLENLFGFDWELTKSPAGAHQWTPKNGAGAGIIPDAHDPSKRRNPTMLTSDLALRFDPAYEQISRRFLANPDQLADAFARAWFKLIHRDMGPLSRYLGPELPQEELLWQDPIPALDHAVVDDADIATLKSKLLASGLSVSQLVSTAWAAASTFRGSDKRGGANGGRLRLAPQKFWQANQPEQLASVLAKLESIQNEFNNGGKKISLADLIVLAGSAGIEQAAKNAGHSVEVPFTPGRMDASQEQTDVESFGFLEPAADGFRNYLKTRYRVSAEALLIDKAQLLTLSAPEMTALIGGLRVLNTNVGGTKHGVFTQRPETLTNDFFTHLLDMGVEWKPTSEAKDEFEGRDRKTGAVKWTASRVDLVFGSNAQLRALAEVYASSDAKEKFVKDFVAAWVKVMNLDRFDVK; encoded by the coding sequence ATGGCAACTGAATCGAAATGCCCGTTCAATCACGCCGCTGGCGGTGGCACGACCAATCGCGACTGGTGGCCCAACCAGCTGAACCTGAAGATCCTGCACCAGCACTCGTCCCTGTCCGACCCCATGGGCGAAGGCTTCAACTACGCCGAAGCGTTCAAAAGCCTGGACTTCGCGGCGGTCAAACAAGACCTGCACGCGCTGATGACCGATTCCCAGGAGTGGTGGCCTGCAGACTTCGGCCACTACGGCCCGTTCTTCATACGTATGGCCTGGCACAGTGCCGGCACCTATCGCACCGCTGACGGACGCGGTGGCGCCGGTGCCGGCCAACAACGCTTCGCCCCGCTCAACAGCTGGCCGGACAACGTCAGCCTCGACAAAGCCCGCCGCCTGTTGTGGCCGATCAAGCAAAAATACGGTCGCAACATTTCCTGGGCCGACCTGATCGTCCTCACCGGCAACGTCGCGCTGGAGTCCATGGGCTTCAAGACCTTCGGTTATTCCGGTGGCCGCCCGGACGTCTGGGAGCCGGATGAAGACGTTTACTGGGGTTCTGAAAACAAGTGGCTGGGCGGTGACGTCCGCTACGAACAGAATCACGATGGCATGCAGGCGCCAGGCGACGGCACCTTGGTCGCCGAACCTGCCGAACATGGCCACGAAGAGAGCCGCACCGACCAGGGCCGCAACCTGGAAAACCCCCTCGCCGCCGTGCAAATGGGCCTGATCTACGTCAACCCCGAAGGCCCTGAAGGCAATCCGGACCCGGTCGCTTCCGCCAAGGACATTCGCGAAACGTTCGGCCGCATGGCCATGAACGACGAAGAAACCGTCGCGCTGATCGCCGGCGGCCACGCCTTCGGCAAAACCCACGGTGCCGGCCCAGCCGACAATGTCGGCCCCGAGCCCGAAGCCGCCGGCCTGGAAGAACAAGGCCTGGGCTGGAAAAGCAGCTTTCGTACTGGCAAAGGCGGCGACGCAATCACCAGCGGCCTGGAAGTGACCTGGACCACCACCCCGACGAAGTGGAGCAACAACTACCTGGAAAACCTGTTCGGCTTCGATTGGGAACTGACCAAGAGCCCGGCTGGCGCGCACCAGTGGACGCCGAAAAACGGCGCGGGCGCCGGCATCATTCCCGATGCCCACGACCCGTCGAAACGGCGCAATCCGACCATGCTCACCTCCGACTTGGCCCTGCGCTTCGACCCGGCTTACGAGCAGATCTCCCGGCGCTTCCTGGCCAATCCTGACCAGTTGGCCGATGCCTTCGCCCGCGCCTGGTTCAAACTGATCCACCGCGACATGGGCCCGCTGTCACGCTACCTCGGGCCGGAACTGCCTCAGGAAGAACTGCTGTGGCAAGACCCGATCCCGGCGCTCGACCATGCCGTGGTCGACGACGCCGACATCGCTACGCTCAAGAGCAAGCTGCTGGCCTCGGGGCTGTCGGTGTCGCAACTGGTCTCCACCGCCTGGGCGGCGGCTTCGACGTTCCGCGGCTCCGACAAACGCGGTGGCGCCAACGGCGGACGTCTGCGCCTGGCACCGCAAAAATTCTGGCAGGCCAACCAGCCTGAGCAGTTGGCCAGCGTGCTGGCGAAGCTGGAGAGCATTCAGAACGAGTTCAACAACGGCGGCAAGAAAATCTCCCTGGCCGACCTGATCGTGCTGGCTGGCAGCGCGGGCATCGAACAAGCCGCGAAGAACGCCGGCCACAGTGTGGAAGTACCGTTTACGCCGGGGCGGATGGACGCCTCGCAAGAGCAAACCGACGTGGAATCGTTCGGCTTCCTGGAGCCGGCTGCCGACGGTTTCCGCAACTACCTCAAGACCCGCTACCGCGTATCGGCTGAAGCGCTGCTGATCGACAAGGCGCAACTGCTGACCCTCAGCGCCCCGGAAATGACCGCCCTGATCGGTGGCCTGCGCGTACTCAACACCAACGTCGGCGGAACAAAACATGGCGTCTTCACCCAGCGCCCGGAAACGCTGACCAACGACTTCTTCACCCACCTGCTGGACATGGGCGTCGAATGGAAACCGACCTCCGAAGCCAAGGACGAATTCGAAGGCCGCGACCGCAAGACCGGCGCCGTGAAATGGACCGCCAGCCGGGTCGATCTGGTGTTCGGCTCAAACGCACAATTGCGCGCACTGGCCGAGGTCTATGCCAGCAGCGACGCTAAAGAGAAGTTCGTCAAAGACTTCGTGGCGGCGTGGGTCAAAGTGATGAACCTGGACCGCTTCGACGTGAAATAA
- a CDS encoding SDR family NAD(P)-dependent oxidoreductase, with product MTPPTCCSGTEADALVAAGHKAIGIQCDVADIDQVEAMIKETVATFGRLDAAFNNAGIQNQLVEIADATSEDYDNVMSVNLRGVWACMKFQLQQMRRQGNGAIVNCSSLGGLVGGAERANYHAAKHGVIGLTKSAALEYAKRNIRVNAVCPGLIWTPMAEQMAASGQREALEAMVQSIPMGRHGRAEEIADAVLWLCSRSASYVTGQSISVDGGFVMR from the coding sequence GTGACGCCGCCGACCTGCTGCTCGGGAACCGAGGCTGATGCGCTGGTTGCCGCCGGCCACAAAGCCATCGGCATCCAGTGCGATGTCGCCGACATTGATCAGGTCGAGGCGATGATCAAGGAAACCGTCGCCACGTTCGGCCGGCTGGACGCAGCCTTCAACAACGCGGGCATTCAGAATCAGTTGGTCGAGATCGCGGATGCAACAAGCGAGGACTACGACAACGTCATGTCGGTCAATCTGCGTGGTGTCTGGGCCTGCATGAAATTCCAGTTGCAGCAGATGCGGCGCCAAGGCAACGGCGCGATCGTCAATTGCTCGTCCCTGGGCGGTCTTGTCGGCGGCGCCGAACGGGCGAATTATCACGCGGCCAAACACGGCGTGATCGGCCTGACCAAGAGCGCGGCGCTGGAATACGCGAAGCGAAATATTCGGGTGAATGCAGTGTGCCCTGGCCTGATCTGGACGCCGATGGCCGAACAGATGGCCGCTAGCGGTCAGCGCGAAGCACTGGAAGCGATGGTCCAGAGCATCCCCATGGGCCGGCATGGTCGCGCCGAAGAAATTGCCGATGCGGTGCTGTGGTTGTGCAGTCGCAGCGCCAGCTATGTGACCGGGCAATCGATCTCGGTCGATGGCGGATTTGTCATGCGTTAA
- a CDS encoding NAD(P)-dependent alcohol dehydrogenase, with protein sequence MTKTYSYAAQGSKDSLKPFTFERRAPGADDVQIDILYCGVCHSDLHTARNEWHNTLYPSVPGHEIVGRVTAVGANVSKFKVGDLAGVGCMADSCQHCASCAEGDEQYCENGFTGTYNGPVFGGENTFGGYSDNIVVKEKFVLRISHGDANLAAVAPLLCAGITTYSPLHHWKVGPGKKVGVVGLGGLGHMAVKIAHAMGAHVVLFTTSPKKREDGLRLGADEVVVSKNPDEMAKHANSLDFILNTVAAPHDLDVFLNLLKRDGTMTLVGAPDSPHPSPSVFNLIFKRRSLAGSLIGGIQETQEMLDFCARHSIVSDIEMIDIQNINEAYERMLKGDVKYRFVIDMDSLKKEAKVA encoded by the coding sequence ATGACCAAGACCTACAGCTACGCCGCGCAGGGCTCCAAGGACTCGCTCAAGCCATTCACCTTCGAACGTCGCGCCCCCGGCGCTGATGATGTTCAGATCGATATCCTCTACTGCGGCGTTTGCCACTCCGACCTGCACACGGCGCGTAACGAATGGCACAACACCCTGTACCCGTCGGTGCCGGGCCATGAGATTGTCGGGCGGGTGACTGCGGTCGGCGCCAACGTCAGCAAATTCAAAGTGGGCGATCTGGCCGGTGTCGGCTGTATGGCCGACAGCTGCCAACACTGCGCGTCCTGCGCCGAAGGCGACGAGCAATACTGCGAGAATGGCTTCACCGGCACCTACAATGGCCCGGTGTTCGGTGGTGAAAATACCTTCGGTGGCTACTCGGACAATATCGTCGTCAAAGAGAAATTCGTTCTGCGCATTTCCCACGGCGATGCCAACCTCGCGGCCGTCGCGCCGCTGTTGTGTGCTGGTATCACCACCTACTCGCCACTGCATCACTGGAAAGTCGGCCCCGGCAAAAAAGTCGGTGTGGTCGGCCTCGGTGGTCTTGGGCACATGGCGGTGAAAATCGCTCATGCCATGGGCGCGCATGTGGTGCTGTTCACCACTTCGCCGAAAAAACGCGAAGACGGTCTGCGCCTGGGCGCTGATGAAGTGGTGGTGTCGAAAAACCCGGATGAAATGGCCAAACACGCCAACAGCCTGGATTTCATCCTCAACACCGTGGCTGCCCCGCACGATCTGGACGTGTTCCTCAACCTGCTCAAACGCGACGGCACCATGACCCTGGTCGGCGCCCCGGACAGCCCGCACCCGTCGCCTTCGGTGTTCAACCTGATCTTCAAACGCCGCAGCCTGGCAGGTTCGTTGATTGGCGGGATTCAGGAAACCCAGGAGATGCTGGATTTCTGCGCCAGGCACAGCATCGTGTCGGACATCGAAATGATCGACATCCAGAACATCAACGAGGCGTATGAGCGGATGCTCAAGGGCGATGTGAAATATCGCTTCGTGATTGATATGGACAGCTTGAAGAAAGAGGCGAAGGTTGCCTGA
- a CDS encoding O-methyltransferase has translation MTTLTTEPLASLIERLYTQASAATSPILDTVSGEERDRLMHSKTDYLALYGLLKDLWLPVSRDTGKLLYMLARNVNAKAIVEFGTSFGLSTLHLAAALRDNGGGVLIGSEFEPSKIALARHHFVEGGVSDLVQIREGDALLTLATDLPPSIDLLLLDGAKALYGDVLSLVEKHLKPGALVVADNTDYCPEYLAYVRAPQNGYLSVPFAHDIELSMRLG, from the coding sequence ATGACAACCTTGACCACTGAGCCATTGGCGAGCCTGATCGAACGCCTCTACACCCAAGCCAGCGCCGCCACCAGCCCGATACTGGACACGGTGTCTGGCGAAGAACGCGACCGCCTGATGCACAGCAAGACCGACTACCTGGCTCTCTATGGGCTGCTCAAAGACCTGTGGCTGCCAGTCTCACGCGACACCGGCAAGCTGCTGTACATGCTGGCGCGCAATGTAAACGCCAAGGCAATCGTCGAGTTCGGCACCTCGTTCGGCCTGTCCACCCTGCACCTGGCGGCAGCGTTACGGGACAACGGCGGCGGCGTGCTGATCGGCAGCGAATTCGAGCCGTCGAAGATTGCCTTGGCGCGCCATCATTTCGTCGAAGGAGGCGTCAGCGACCTGGTGCAGATTCGCGAAGGTGATGCGCTCCTGACCCTGGCTACCGATCTGCCGCCGTCCATCGATTTGCTTCTGCTCGATGGCGCCAAGGCGTTGTACGGCGACGTGTTGAGCCTGGTCGAAAAACACCTGAAACCGGGCGCGTTGGTGGTTGCGGATAACACGGACTATTGCCCTGAATACCTGGCTTACGTGCGTGCGCCGCAGAACGGTTATCTGTCCGTGCCGTTTGCGCACGACATTGAGCTGTCAATGCGACTGGGCTGA
- a CDS encoding TetR family transcriptional regulator produces the protein MTDRQTARISSRKQPQQARSTDLVAAILQAAIQVLTEQGATRFTTARVAEKAGVSIGSLYQYFPNKAAILFRLQSDEWLHTTQMLQRILENLEEPPLHRLRTLVHAFIRSECEEAQMRGALNDAAPLYRDAPEAHEVRAAGRQIFAAFMLELLPEIGESARTAACDLILTTLSSVGKDFSGSPRNEVQITVCADGLADMFSAYIGVLNQRDDVQALTDV, from the coding sequence ATGACCGACCGCCAGACCGCCCGTATTTCCTCACGCAAACAGCCGCAGCAGGCACGCTCCACTGATCTGGTGGCGGCGATTTTGCAGGCGGCTATTCAGGTTTTGACCGAGCAAGGCGCCACCCGTTTTACCACCGCACGGGTCGCGGAAAAGGCAGGCGTGAGCATCGGCTCGCTGTACCAGTACTTCCCCAACAAGGCCGCGATCCTGTTCCGCTTGCAGAGTGATGAATGGCTGCACACCACGCAGATGCTGCAGCGGATCCTGGAAAACCTCGAAGAACCACCACTGCATCGCCTGCGCACATTGGTGCATGCGTTCATTCGTTCGGAGTGCGAGGAAGCACAGATGCGCGGCGCGCTGAACGACGCGGCACCGCTCTATCGCGATGCACCCGAGGCCCACGAAGTGCGCGCGGCAGGACGGCAGATCTTCGCCGCCTTCATGCTTGAATTGCTGCCGGAAATCGGCGAGTCAGCGCGCACAGCAGCCTGCGATCTGATCCTGACCACACTCAGTTCCGTGGGGAAAGACTTTTCCGGCAGCCCGCGTAACGAGGTGCAAATCACTGTGTGCGCCGACGGGTTGGCGGACATGTTCAGCGCTTATATTGGGGTGCTTAATCAGCGGGATGATGTGCAGGCGTTGACCGATGTATAA
- a CDS encoding TetR/AcrR family transcriptional regulator — MHSNDLIERTFPGRRSELKRSILRQALACFNEVGIEATNIETIRAQCDTSVGAIYHHFGSKEGIVAALFFAALEDQGTLRDSYLHKAHTAQEGVVALVHSYVEWVSEQPDWARFVYQSRFAVSSGPFKDELLSRNKQRNRQLMEWLGIEGRKEHFSHIPAELLPSLIIGAADSYSRAWLSARVKKSPSEYRDFLADAAWRSISQQ; from the coding sequence ATGCACTCAAACGATCTGATCGAGCGTACGTTCCCCGGCAGGCGCTCCGAGCTCAAGCGCAGCATTCTGCGACAGGCGCTGGCCTGCTTTAACGAGGTGGGTATCGAGGCGACGAATATCGAAACCATCCGCGCACAGTGCGATACCAGCGTGGGCGCCATCTATCACCACTTCGGCAGCAAGGAAGGCATCGTTGCCGCGCTGTTTTTTGCGGCGCTGGAGGATCAGGGCACGCTTCGAGACAGTTATTTGCACAAGGCACACACCGCTCAGGAAGGCGTCGTGGCGCTGGTCCATAGCTATGTTGAATGGGTCAGCGAGCAGCCGGATTGGGCGCGATTCGTTTACCAAAGTCGCTTCGCGGTCTCAAGCGGCCCGTTCAAGGATGAGTTGCTTTCACGCAACAAGCAGCGCAACAGACAACTGATGGAATGGCTAGGCATTGAGGGGCGCAAAGAGCATTTCAGCCATATTCCCGCAGAGCTTTTGCCCTCGCTCATCATCGGCGCCGCGGACAGCTATTCCCGCGCCTGGCTTTCCGCAAGGGTGAAAAAGAGCCCGAGTGAGTACAGGGACTTTCTGGCAGACGCGGCGTGGCGGTCGATTAGCCAACAGTGA
- a CDS encoding hotdog fold domain-containing protein has product MSQALSMFNSVGPAAFSQLACQMAPYFSTISPEISELSPGHAVVNVPFRKEITNHLASVHAIALCNAAELAGGMMTDVSIPSGAKWIPKGMTVEYLAKAKSSIRAVAEGGDIDWKTAGDKIVAVDIFDESGTKVFTAKITMNVKIA; this is encoded by the coding sequence ATGAGCCAGGCTCTAAGCATGTTCAACAGTGTCGGTCCCGCTGCGTTCAGCCAGCTGGCGTGCCAAATGGCACCGTACTTCAGCACCATCTCCCCAGAGATTTCTGAGCTCAGTCCAGGCCACGCAGTGGTCAATGTGCCGTTCCGTAAGGAAATCACCAATCACCTGGCCTCGGTGCACGCCATTGCTCTGTGCAACGCTGCCGAATTAGCGGGAGGAATGATGACCGACGTTTCCATCCCCTCAGGCGCCAAATGGATTCCCAAAGGCATGACTGTCGAATACCTGGCGAAGGCCAAGTCAAGCATCCGCGCCGTCGCAGAGGGTGGGGACATTGATTGGAAAACCGCCGGTGACAAGATTGTCGCGGTTGATATTTTCGATGAGAGCGGTACGAAGGTCTTCACTGCAAAAATCACGATGAACGTGAAGATTGCCTAG
- the mqo gene encoding malate dehydrogenase (quinone) → MFKKLNTALLGLTLSMGITSVHAEEAKKVDVLLIGGGIMSATLGVWLNELQPDLSMEMVERLDGVAQESSNGWNNAGTGHSALAELNYTPEDENGKVQIPKAVEINEAFQISRQFWSWQVQQGVLKNPRSFINSTPHMSFVWGDDNIKFLKKRYEALQASPLFAGMQYSEDPAVIKKWVPLMMEGRDPNQKIAATWTPIGTDVNFGEITRQFVAHLQTTPKFDLKLSSEVQDITKNADGTWRVSYKNLKDGTKTETDAKFVFIGAGGGALHLLQKSGIPEAKEYAGFPVGGSFLVTDNPTIAEQHLAKAYGKASVGAPPMSVPHLDTRVLDGKRVILFGPFATFSTKFLKEGSYLDLLTSTTTHNIWPMTKVGIKEYPLVEYLAGQLMLSDEDRMNALKEYFPNAKAEDWRLWQAGQRVQIIKRDEAAGGVLKLGTEIVASADGSIAGLLGASPGASTAAPIMLSVLQKVFKDQVASPAWQEKLHQIVPSYGTQLNGSPEKVAEEWAYTAKVLQLTPPPAIPQAAAPVAAPADAGKAPKANAASDMAL, encoded by the coding sequence ATGTTTAAGAAACTGAACACAGCCCTGCTGGGGCTGACTTTGTCGATGGGGATCACCTCCGTTCACGCGGAAGAGGCAAAGAAAGTTGATGTGCTGCTGATTGGCGGCGGCATCATGAGCGCAACCCTCGGTGTGTGGCTCAACGAGCTGCAACCGGACCTGTCCATGGAAATGGTCGAGCGCCTCGATGGCGTCGCCCAGGAAAGCTCCAACGGCTGGAACAACGCCGGTACTGGTCACTCCGCGTTGGCCGAGCTGAACTACACCCCGGAAGACGAGAACGGCAAGGTTCAGATCCCGAAGGCCGTTGAAATCAACGAAGCTTTCCAGATCTCCCGTCAGTTCTGGTCCTGGCAGGTGCAGCAGGGCGTCCTGAAAAACCCGCGCTCGTTCATCAACTCTACGCCACACATGAGTTTTGTGTGGGGCGATGACAACATCAAGTTCCTGAAAAAACGCTACGAAGCCCTGCAAGCGAGCCCGCTGTTCGCCGGCATGCAGTACTCCGAAGACCCGGCCGTGATCAAGAAGTGGGTCCCGCTGATGATGGAAGGGCGTGACCCGAACCAGAAAATCGCGGCCACCTGGACCCCGATCGGCACCGACGTGAACTTCGGCGAAATCACCCGCCAGTTCGTTGCTCACCTGCAAACCACGCCGAAGTTCGACTTGAAGCTGTCCAGCGAAGTACAGGACATCACCAAGAACGCCGATGGCACCTGGCGCGTCAGCTACAAAAACCTCAAAGACGGCACCAAAACCGAAACCGACGCCAAGTTCGTGTTCATCGGCGCGGGCGGCGGTGCATTGCACCTGCTGCAGAAGTCCGGCATTCCTGAAGCCAAGGAATACGCAGGCTTCCCGGTTGGCGGCTCGTTCCTGGTGACCGATAACCCGACCATCGCCGAGCAACATCTGGCCAAGGCGTACGGCAAAGCCTCGGTTGGCGCACCGCCAATGTCGGTTCCGCACCTGGACACCCGCGTCCTGGACGGCAAGCGCGTGATCCTGTTTGGCCCATTCGCGACCTTCAGCACCAAGTTCCTCAAGGAAGGCTCGTACCTGGACCTGCTGACCAGCACCACCACCCACAACATCTGGCCTATGACCAAGGTCGGCATCAAGGAGTACCCGCTGGTCGAGTACCTGGCTGGCCAACTGATGCTGTCGGATGAAGACCGCATGAACGCGCTGAAGGAATACTTCCCGAACGCCAAAGCCGAAGACTGGCGCCTGTGGCAAGCCGGCCAACGCGTGCAGATCATCAAGCGTGATGAAGCAGCCGGTGGCGTGCTGAAACTGGGCACCGAAATCGTCGCCTCCGCCGACGGCAGCATCGCCGGCCTGCTGGGCGCCTCCCCAGGCGCATCGACCGCCGCACCGATCATGCTGAGCGTGCTGCAGAAGGTCTTCAAGGACCAGGTTGCTTCGCCAGCGTGGCAGGAAAAACTGCACCAGATCGTGCCTAGCTACGGCACCCAGCTGAATGGCAGCCCTGAGAAAGTGGCTGAAGAGTGGGCCTATACCGCCAAGGTATTGCAGCTGACTCCACCGCCAGCGATCCCTCAGGCGGCGGCTCCGGTTGCTGCTCCGGCTGATGCTGGTAAAGCGCCGAAGGCAAATGCTGCGAGTGACATGGCTCTGTAA
- a CDS encoding NUDIX hydrolase codes for MDWLPHITVATIVEDNGRFLMVEELKGARAVLNQPAGHLDPNETLIEAAVRETLEETGWDVEPTGVTGIYLYTAPSNGVTYQRVCFTAKALKHHPDYQLDDGIVGAKWLTRDELLEQRDNWRSELIIRCIDDYLAGNHFSLELIRPSL; via the coding sequence ATGGATTGGCTGCCCCACATCACCGTCGCGACCATCGTCGAAGACAACGGCCGCTTCCTGATGGTCGAGGAACTCAAGGGCGCACGAGCGGTACTCAACCAGCCCGCCGGTCACCTGGACCCGAACGAAACCCTGATCGAGGCCGCCGTACGCGAAACCCTTGAGGAAACCGGCTGGGACGTCGAACCGACTGGCGTCACGGGGATTTACCTGTACACCGCGCCGAGCAACGGCGTGACTTACCAGCGGGTCTGCTTCACCGCCAAAGCCCTGAAACACCACCCGGATTATCAACTGGACGACGGCATCGTCGGCGCCAAGTGGCTGACCCGCGACGAATTATTGGAACAGCGCGACAACTGGCGCAGTGAGCTGATCATCCGTTGCATCGATGATTACCTGGCCGGCAATCACTTCAGTCTCGAACTGATCCGTCCTTCTCTTTAG
- the mnmA gene encoding tRNA 2-thiouridine(34) synthase MnmA translates to MRDPAPSDTPKKRVIVGMSGGVDSSVSAVLLMEQGYEVEGLFMKNWEEDDGTEYCTAMDDLADAQAVCDKIGIKLHTANFAAEYWDNVFEHFLAEYKAGRTPNPDILCNREIKFKAFLDYAMVLGADLIATGHYVRRRDIDGRTELLKGLDPNKDQSYFLHAVGGEQIAKTLFPVGELEKPEVRAIAEKHDLATAKKKDSTGICFIGERRFSDFLKQYLPAQPGEIKTTEGEVIGRHHGLMYHTIGQRQGLGIGGLKDASDEPWYVLIKDLEHNELIVGQGNDHPYLFSRALLASDIYWVNPIDLTEPRKLTAKVRYRQGDQPCTLEKTANGYRATFDDPQRAVTPGQSVVFYDGEICLGGGVIEVAEPWSSKA, encoded by the coding sequence ATGCGTGATCCAGCCCCTTCTGACACACCAAAGAAGCGCGTCATTGTCGGCATGTCCGGCGGCGTGGATTCTTCCGTTTCCGCCGTTCTGCTCATGGAGCAGGGTTATGAGGTGGAAGGCCTGTTCATGAAGAACTGGGAAGAAGACGATGGAACGGAATACTGCACCGCCATGGACGACCTGGCGGACGCCCAGGCCGTGTGCGACAAGATTGGCATCAAGCTGCACACCGCCAACTTCGCCGCAGAGTACTGGGACAACGTGTTCGAGCATTTCCTGGCCGAATACAAGGCCGGCCGCACGCCGAACCCGGACATCCTGTGCAACCGCGAAATCAAGTTCAAGGCGTTCCTCGACTACGCCATGGTGCTGGGCGCCGACCTGATTGCCACCGGCCACTACGTGCGCCGCCGCGACATCGACGGCCGCACCGAGCTGCTCAAGGGCCTGGATCCAAACAAGGACCAGAGCTACTTCCTGCACGCCGTCGGCGGTGAACAGATCGCCAAGACCCTGTTCCCGGTCGGTGAGCTGGAAAAACCCGAAGTGCGCGCCATCGCCGAGAAACACGACCTGGCCACCGCCAAGAAAAAGGATTCCACCGGGATCTGCTTTATCGGTGAGCGTCGCTTCAGTGACTTCCTCAAGCAATACCTGCCGGCCCAGCCAGGCGAGATCAAGACCACCGAAGGTGAAGTCATTGGCCGTCACCACGGCCTGATGTACCACACCATCGGTCAGCGTCAGGGCCTGGGCATCGGCGGCCTGAAAGATGCCAGCGACGAGCCGTGGTACGTGCTGATCAAGGATCTGGAACACAACGAGCTGATCGTTGGCCAGGGCAACGATCACCCTTACCTGTTCTCCCGCGCCCTGCTCGCCTCTGACATCTATTGGGTCAATCCGATTGATTTGACCGAGCCGCGCAAGCTGACCGCTAAAGTCCGCTATCGCCAGGGCGACCAGCCCTGCACCCTGGAAAAAACCGCCAACGGCTATCGCGCCACCTTCGATGACCCGCAACGCGCAGTCACTCCGGGCCAGTCCGTGGTGTTCTATGACGGTGAAATCTGCCTCGGCGGCGGCGTGATCGAAGTCGCCGAGCCGTGGAGCAGCAAGGCATGA